One part of the Stigmatopora argus isolate UIUO_Sarg chromosome 8, RoL_Sarg_1.0, whole genome shotgun sequence genome encodes these proteins:
- the LOC144078951 gene encoding COMM domain-containing protein 2-like — translation MLLVLSEEHKEHLEFLNKVDAAVVGEFGRIALEFLRRGINPKVYEGAARKLSVPVETVQRGVEGLMYLMTQSSKHMLSEADFVDSVLSLDFGEEINQSLLQMYRQHGSEIRRVLTLLPRPLPAYCNLRWRLDVQLASRSLRQQTAPSLSVVLQLTQGPGRPGAARVLQADPATLLHLLSILEGALGALKSTHARRVLRNVK, via the exons ATGCTGTTGGTTTTATCCGAAGAGCACAAAGAACACCTGGAATTCCTCAACAAAGTGGACGCGGCAG TGGTCGGAGAGTTTGGGCGAATCGCGCTGGAGTTCCTGAGGAGAGGAATCAACCCCAAAGTGTACGAGGGAGCTGCCA GGAAGCTGTCGGTGCCGGTGGAAACGGTTCAACGCGGCGTGGAGGGCCTCATGTACCTGATGACCCAGAGCTCCAAACACATG CTGTCAGAGGCCGACTTTGTGGACTCGGTCTTGTCCTTGGACTTTGGGGAGGAGATTAACCAGAGCCTCTTGCAG ATGTACCGGCAGCACGGCAGCGAGATCCGTCGCGTCTTGACGCTGTTGCCCCGCCCCTTGCCCGCTTACTGCAACCTCCGCTGGAGATTGGACGTCCAG TTGGCCAGCCGTTCCCTGCGCCAGCAAACGGCGCCCTCGTTGAGCGTCGTCCTGCAGCTGACGCAGGGGCCGGGGCGCCCTGGCGCCGCTCGGGTCCTGCAGGCGGACCCGGCCACCCTCCTGCACCTGCTCTCCATCCTGGAAGGGGCGCTGGGCGCCTTGAAGAGCACGCACGCGCGACGCGTCCTGAGAAACGTCAAATGA